One genomic window of Roseateles sp. DAIF2 includes the following:
- the tssC gene encoding type VI secretion system contractile sheath large subunit has protein sequence MAEDILAQSPASLRGIEYEGGEFASLLNKEFKPKTDEAKSAVEQAVLTLAQQALSQTKLIGSDVIVSIEAMIAELDKRLSEQVNAILHHAEFQQLESAWRGLHYLVNNTETDEQLKIRVMSISKADLGKTLKRYKGTAWDQSPLFKRVYEEEYGQFGGEPFGCLVGDYYFDHSPPDVELLGEMAKVSAAAHSPFIAAANPSLMQMGSWQELANPRDLTKIFGTPEYAAWKSLRESDDARYIGLAMPRFLARLPYGSKTNPVEEFNFEEETGGGEHGAYTWANSAYAMAANINRSFKSYGWCTRIRGVESGGAVEGLPAHTFPTDEGGVAMKCPTEIAISDRREAELARNGFMPLVHRKNSDFAAFIGAQSLQKPAEYDDPDASANANLAARLPYLFACTRFAHYLKCIVRDKVGSFKERGDMEKWLNKWIMNYVDGDPANSSETTKSQKPLAAAEVLVEEIPGNPGYYTSKFFLRPHYQLEGLTVSLRLVSKLPSQKGK, from the coding sequence ATGGCCGAAGACATCCTCGCCCAGTCGCCCGCCTCGCTGCGTGGCATCGAGTACGAAGGCGGCGAGTTCGCCTCGCTGCTGAACAAGGAATTCAAGCCCAAGACCGACGAGGCCAAGTCCGCCGTCGAGCAGGCGGTGCTGACCCTGGCGCAGCAGGCGCTGTCGCAGACCAAGCTGATCGGCAGCGACGTGATCGTCTCGATCGAGGCGATGATCGCCGAACTGGACAAGCGCCTGTCCGAGCAGGTCAACGCAATCCTGCACCATGCCGAGTTCCAGCAGCTGGAAAGCGCCTGGCGCGGCCTGCACTACCTGGTCAACAACACCGAGACCGACGAACAGCTGAAGATCCGCGTGATGAGCATCTCCAAGGCCGACCTCGGCAAGACGCTCAAGCGCTACAAGGGCACGGCCTGGGACCAGAGCCCGCTGTTCAAGCGGGTCTACGAGGAGGAGTACGGCCAGTTCGGCGGCGAGCCCTTCGGCTGCCTGGTCGGCGACTACTACTTCGACCACAGCCCGCCGGATGTCGAGCTGCTGGGCGAGATGGCCAAGGTCTCCGCCGCCGCGCATTCGCCCTTCATCGCCGCGGCCAACCCCTCGCTGATGCAGATGGGTTCCTGGCAGGAGCTGGCCAACCCGCGCGACCTGACCAAGATCTTCGGCACGCCCGAGTACGCGGCCTGGAAGTCGCTGCGCGAGTCGGACGACGCGCGCTACATCGGCCTGGCGATGCCGCGTTTCCTGGCGCGCCTGCCCTATGGCTCGAAGACCAATCCGGTCGAGGAGTTCAATTTCGAGGAAGAGACCGGCGGCGGCGAGCATGGCGCCTACACCTGGGCCAACTCGGCCTATGCGATGGCGGCCAACATCAACCGCTCCTTCAAGAGCTATGGCTGGTGCACCCGCATCCGCGGCGTGGAATCGGGCGGCGCGGTCGAGGGCCTGCCGGCCCATACCTTCCCGACCGACGAGGGCGGCGTGGCGATGAAATGCCCGACCGAGATCGCGATCAGCGACCGCCGCGAGGCCGAGCTGGCGCGCAACGGCTTCATGCCGCTGGTGCACCGCAAGAACTCGGACTTCGCCGCCTTCATCGGCGCACAGTCGCTGCAAAAGCCCGCCGAGTACGACGACCCGGACGCCAGCGCCAATGCCAACCTGGCCGCGCGCCTGCCCTATTTGTTCGCCTGCACCCGCTTCGCCCACTACCTGAAGTGCATCGTGCGCGACAAGGTCGGCTCCTTCAAGGAGCGCGGCGACATGGAGAAATGGCTGAACAAGTGGATCATGAACTATGTCGACGGGGACCCGGCCAACTCGTCGGAGACCACCAAGTCGCAGAAGCCGCTGGCCGCCGCCGAGGTGCTGGTCGAGGAGATCCCCGGCAACCCGGGCTACTACACCTCGAAGTTCTTCCTGCGCCCGCATTACCAGCTCGAAGGCCTGACCGTGTCGCTGCGGCTGGTCTCCAAGCTGCCGTCGCAAAAGGGCAAGTAA
- the tssG gene encoding type VI secretion system baseplate subunit TssG, with product MTAREPHVEKNAAARAALQALFEQVEARPWAHDFFALLRRIEGLSPEAPRLGRAARPQQEPIRLGQEPELDFAPAALASLTQGRRAPRLGVRFFGLLGPQGPMPLHLTEYARERLHQRGDPTLSRFLDVFHHRLLLHFYRAWAQSQPTVQHDRPAGDRYAAWLGASTGLDGGLRPADALPQTARLFQAGLLGGRAQHPEGLVKILSLHFGVPVRIEQHVPHQLQIEDGERSRLGHARNRAERIGATPAALGRNTAIGNKAWDRQYRFRVVLGPLSLAQFERFLPDADAWRPLNDWIRQYVGHRLQWELRPLLRRDQVPPAALGRRVRLGLTSWAGHAGGRPHRQDRGDLRLHPEQHQRLQRGAHSTTKTQGTPS from the coding sequence ATGACCGCCCGCGAGCCGCATGTCGAAAAAAACGCCGCCGCCCGCGCGGCGCTGCAGGCCCTGTTCGAGCAGGTCGAGGCGCGGCCCTGGGCGCATGACTTCTTCGCGCTGCTGCGCCGCATCGAGGGGCTGAGCCCCGAGGCGCCGCGCCTGGGCCGGGCCGCCCGGCCGCAGCAGGAGCCGATCCGGCTGGGCCAGGAACCCGAGCTCGATTTCGCGCCGGCGGCGCTCGCCAGCCTGACGCAGGGCCGCCGCGCGCCGCGCCTGGGCGTGCGCTTCTTCGGCCTGCTGGGGCCGCAGGGGCCGATGCCGCTGCATCTGACCGAATATGCGCGCGAGCGGCTGCATCAACGCGGCGACCCGACCCTGAGCCGCTTTCTCGACGTTTTCCACCACCGCCTGCTGCTGCATTTCTACCGCGCCTGGGCGCAGTCGCAGCCGACGGTCCAGCATGACCGGCCGGCCGGCGATCGCTATGCGGCCTGGCTGGGTGCCAGTACCGGGCTGGACGGCGGGCTGCGCCCCGCCGATGCGCTGCCGCAGACCGCGCGCCTGTTCCAGGCCGGCCTGCTGGGCGGGCGAGCTCAGCATCCGGAGGGGCTGGTCAAGATCCTGTCCCTGCATTTCGGCGTGCCGGTGCGGATCGAGCAGCATGTGCCGCATCAGCTGCAGATCGAGGACGGCGAGCGCAGCCGGCTCGGCCATGCGCGCAACCGCGCCGAGCGCATCGGCGCCACGCCCGCGGCACTGGGCCGCAACACCGCGATCGGCAACAAGGCCTGGGACCGGCAGTACCGTTTCCGCGTCGTGCTAGGCCCGCTGAGCCTGGCCCAGTTCGAACGCTTCCTGCCCGACGCCGATGCCTGGCGCCCGCTGAACGACTGGATCCGCCAGTACGTCGGCCACCGGCTGCAATGGGAGCTGCGGCCACTGCTGCGGCGCGACCAGGTGCCGCCGGCGGCGCTGGGGCGGCGCGTGCGGCTGGGCCTGACCTCATGGGCGGGCCATGCCGGCGGCCGCCCGCATCGACAGGACCGCGGCGATCTGCGCCTGCATCCCGAACAGCACCAGCGCCTGCAGCGCGGCGCGCACTCCACGACAAAAACCCAGGGAACCCCATCATGA
- the tssH gene encoding type VI secretion system ATPase TssH, giving the protein MSTEIPRTSLFGKLNPLAYKAIEGATVFCKLRGNPFVELQHWLYQILNTPDSDLHRIVKHYGLDAAQLASDLTASLDRLPRGASSITDLSSWVENAVERGWVYGSLMFGERQVRTGHLLLGLLKTASMRNTLLAISRQFERISADDLAEHFAQRVEGSPEQGQGAAEPGAAPGDASGAIAPAALGKQEALKRFAVDLTERARQGEIDPIAGRDEEIRQIVDILMRRRQNNPILTGEAGVGKTAVVEGFALRLAQGDVPPQLKDVALYMLDIGLLQAGASMKGEFENRLRQVIDEVQASPKPIILFIDEAHTLIGAGGAAGTGDAANLLKPALARGKLRTIAATTWAEYKKHIEKDPALTRRFQVVQVGEPDEDKAVLMLRGVASILEKHHRVALLDEAIEAAVRLSHRYIPARQLPDKAVSLLDTACARVAVSQHATPPELEDCLRRIQALEVERDIIEREAAIGIEVAERRRRVAAALDEMQTRRSALETRFAQEKALVDRILALRAELRRDGTEALPAGAERDGRLAELQEQQRQLDALQGDAPLILPTVDEQAVAGVVQDWTGIPVGRMVKNEVQAVLQLADTLNQRVVGQQHALEMIARRIQTSRARLDNPNKPIGVFLLCGTSGVGKTETALALAEALYGGEQNVITINMSEFQEAHTVSTLKGSPPGYVGYGEGGVLTEAVRRRPYSVVLLDEVEKAHSDVHELFFQVFDKGWMEDGEGRYIDFKNTIILLTSNVGSELIMKLCADPELMPEPEGIAKALREPLLKVFPAALLGRVVNIPYYPLSEAMLGQIVRLQLGRIQRRVQDNHGVPFSYGDDVVQLVLSRCAELESGGRVIDAILTNTVLPHISREYLTRLSEGKTIARVALGVSDGEFSYTFD; this is encoded by the coding sequence ATGAGCACCGAGATCCCCCGCACCAGCCTGTTCGGCAAACTCAACCCGCTGGCCTACAAGGCCATCGAGGGCGCCACCGTGTTCTGCAAGCTGCGCGGCAACCCCTTCGTCGAGCTGCAGCATTGGCTGTATCAGATCCTCAACACGCCGGACTCGGACCTGCACCGCATCGTCAAGCATTACGGCCTGGACGCGGCGCAGCTGGCGAGCGATCTGACGGCCTCGCTGGACCGGCTGCCGCGCGGCGCCAGCTCGATCACCGACCTGTCGAGCTGGGTCGAGAACGCGGTGGAGCGCGGCTGGGTCTACGGCTCGCTGATGTTCGGCGAGCGCCAGGTGCGCACCGGCCATCTGCTGCTCGGGCTGCTGAAGACCGCCTCGATGCGCAACACCCTGCTGGCGATCTCGCGCCAGTTCGAGCGCATCTCGGCGGACGACCTGGCCGAGCATTTTGCGCAGCGCGTCGAGGGCTCGCCCGAGCAGGGCCAGGGCGCCGCCGAGCCGGGCGCCGCACCCGGCGATGCCAGCGGCGCCATCGCGCCGGCCGCGCTGGGCAAGCAGGAGGCGCTGAAGCGCTTCGCGGTGGACCTGACCGAGCGCGCGCGCCAGGGCGAGATCGACCCGATCGCCGGCCGGGACGAGGAGATCCGCCAGATCGTCGACATCCTGATGCGGCGGCGCCAGAACAACCCGATCCTGACCGGCGAGGCCGGCGTCGGCAAGACCGCGGTGGTCGAGGGCTTCGCGCTGCGCCTGGCTCAGGGCGACGTGCCGCCGCAGCTGAAGGACGTGGCCCTGTACATGCTGGACATCGGCCTGCTGCAGGCAGGCGCCAGCATGAAGGGCGAGTTCGAGAACCGGCTGCGCCAGGTGATCGACGAGGTGCAGGCCTCGCCCAAGCCCATCATCCTGTTCATCGACGAGGCCCATACCCTGATCGGTGCCGGCGGCGCGGCCGGCACCGGCGACGCGGCCAATCTGCTGAAGCCGGCATTGGCGCGCGGCAAGCTGCGCACCATCGCCGCGACCACCTGGGCCGAGTACAAGAAGCATATCGAGAAGGACCCGGCGCTGACCCGGCGCTTCCAGGTCGTGCAGGTCGGCGAGCCCGACGAGGACAAGGCGGTGCTGATGCTGCGCGGCGTCGCCAGCATCCTTGAGAAGCATCACCGCGTGGCCCTGCTGGACGAGGCGATCGAGGCCGCGGTGCGGCTGTCGCATCGCTACATCCCAGCGCGCCAGCTGCCGGACAAGGCGGTCAGCCTGCTGGACACCGCCTGCGCCCGCGTCGCGGTCAGCCAGCATGCCACCCCGCCCGAGCTGGAGGACTGCCTGCGCCGCATCCAGGCGCTGGAGGTGGAGCGCGACATCATCGAGCGCGAGGCCGCGATCGGCATCGAGGTGGCCGAGCGCCGCCGCCGCGTCGCCGCCGCGCTGGACGAGATGCAGACCCGTCGCAGCGCGCTGGAGACCCGCTTCGCGCAGGAAAAGGCGCTGGTGGACCGCATCCTGGCGCTGCGCGCCGAGCTGCGCCGCGACGGCACCGAGGCCCTGCCCGCCGGCGCCGAGCGCGACGGCAGGCTGGCCGAGCTGCAGGAGCAGCAGCGCCAGCTCGATGCGTTGCAGGGCGATGCGCCGCTGATCCTGCCCACCGTCGACGAGCAGGCGGTGGCCGGTGTGGTGCAGGACTGGACCGGCATCCCGGTCGGCCGCATGGTCAAGAACGAGGTGCAGGCGGTGCTGCAGCTGGCCGACACGCTGAACCAGCGCGTGGTGGGCCAGCAGCATGCGCTGGAGATGATCGCGCGCCGCATCCAGACCTCGCGTGCGCGCCTGGACAACCCCAACAAGCCGATCGGCGTGTTCCTGCTGTGCGGTACCTCGGGCGTCGGCAAGACCGAGACCGCGCTGGCGCTGGCCGAGGCGCTGTACGGCGGCGAGCAGAACGTCATCACGATCAATATGAGCGAGTTCCAGGAGGCGCATACCGTCTCCACCCTGAAGGGCTCGCCGCCGGGCTATGTCGGCTACGGCGAGGGCGGCGTGCTGACCGAGGCGGTGCGGCGCCGCCCCTACAGCGTGGTGCTGCTGGACGAGGTCGAGAAGGCCCATTCCGACGTGCACGAGCTGTTCTTCCAGGTCTTCGACAAGGGCTGGATGGAGGACGGCGAGGGCCGCTACATCGACTTCAAGAACACCATCATCCTGCTGACCAGCAATGTCGGCAGCGAGCTGATCATGAAGCTCTGCGCCGATCCCGAGCTGATGCCCGAACCCGAGGGCATCGCCAAGGCGCTGCGCGAGCCGCTCTTGAAGGTGTTCCCGGCCGCGCTGCTGGGCCGGGTGGTCAACATCCCCTACTACCCGCTCAGCGAGGCGATGCTGGGCCAGATCGTGCGCCTGCAGCTGGGCCGCATCCAGCGCCGCGTGCAGGACAACCATGGCGTGCCCTTCAGCTACGGCGACGATGTGGTGCAGCTGGTGCTGAGCCGCTGCGCCGAACTCGAAAGCGGCGGCCGCGTCATCGACGCGATCCTGACCAACACCGTGCTGCCGCACATCAGCCGCGAGTACCTGACGCGCCTGTCCGAAGGCAAGACGATCGCGCGGGTGGCGCTGGGAGTCAGCGATGGGGAGTTCAGTTACACGTTTGATTGA
- a CDS encoding IS3 family transposase (programmed frameshift): MRTNQPYPEEFKIEAVKQITERGHRVVEVSARIGVSQHSLYKWIKAYGVPAPERQAANSQAEELRRLKAELKRVTEERDIPKKGRSVLCQAVRVRYAFIKKHEHEHSVRRMCSVMQVHPSGFYAWRAEPQSPREQDDRRLLGLLKHAWLESGGTYGYRKLTLDMRDLGERCGKHRVARLLKREGLRSQTGYGRRPGMRGGKPAVVAPNHLQRQFTVDEPNRAWVTDITYIRTHEGWLYLAVVVDLFSRQVVGWSMGSRIDTTLVLDALLMALWRRRPQSSVMLHSDQGCQFTSHEWQDFLREHKLVSSMSRRGNCHDNAVAESFFQLLKRERIRRQIYPTRDAAKSDVFNYIEMFYNAKRRHGTAGGTSPAEFERRHSQRLRTV; this comes from the exons ATGAGAACGAACCAGCCCTACCCGGAAGAATTCAAGATCGAGGCGGTCAAGCAGATCACCGAACGCGGCCACAGGGTCGTCGAGGTGTCGGCGCGAATCGGCGTCAGTCAGCACAGTCTGTATAAGTGGATCAAGGCTTATGGCGTGCCAGCGCCCGAGCGGCAGGCGGCCAACTCGCAGGCTGAAGAGCTGCGACGGCTGAAGGCCGAGCTCAAGCGCGTGACCGAGGAGCGCGACATCC CTAAAAAAGGCCGCAGCGTACTTTGCCAAGCAGTCCGGGTGAGGTACGCGTTCATCAAGAAGCACGAGCATGAGCACAGCGTGCGTCGCATGTGCAGCGTGATGCAGGTCCACCCGAGCGGCTTCTACGCGTGGAGGGCCGAGCCGCAGAGTCCACGCGAGCAAGATGACCGCAGGCTGCTTGGGCTGCTCAAGCATGCCTGGCTCGAGAGCGGAGGGACCTACGGGTATCGCAAGCTCACCCTGGACATGCGCGACCTCGGGGAGCGGTGCGGCAAGCATCGCGTGGCGCGGCTACTCAAGCGCGAAGGACTGCGCTCTCAGACGGGCTACGGGCGTCGGCCCGGCATGCGTGGTGGCAAGCCCGCAGTGGTCGCGCCAAATCACCTGCAGCGACAGTTCACTGTCGACGAGCCCAATCGAGCTTGGGTCACCGACATCACGTACATCCGTACACACGAAGGCTGGCTGTACCTGGCGGTGGTCGTTGACCTGTTCTCGCGACAGGTCGTCGGATGGTCCATGGGCAGCCGCATCGACACGACCTTAGTCCTCGATGCGTTGCTGATGGCGCTGTGGCGGCGGCGACCCCAGTCCTCGGTGATGCTGCACTCGGACCAGGGCTGCCAGTTCACGAGCCACGAATGGCAGGACTTCCTGCGCGAGCACAAACTCGTCTCCAGCATGAGTCGTCGCGGCAACTGCCACGACAACGCCGTGGCCGAGAGCTTCTTCCAGTTGCTCAAGCGGGAACGCATCCGTCGGCAGATCTACCCGACCCGAGACGCAGCCAAGTCCGATGTCTTCAACTACATCGAGATGTTCTATAACGCCAAGCGGCGCCACGGTACTGCCGGCGGCACCTCGCCCGCCGAGTTCGAGCGCCGCCATTCCCAACGGCTCAGGACTGTCTAG
- the tssF gene encoding type VI secretion system baseplate subunit TssF, with protein sequence MDPRLLRHYNDELTHLREVGAEFARDFPKIAARLGMEDAEVADPYVERLLEGFAFLSARVQLKLDSEHPRLISHLLESIYPNFLAPVPSMMVARFGIDPTDPNLSRGHVVPRGSVLQSSLPRGQDTRCEFRTAHAVTLWPIELSDARYFSHAPDLPMARLPGTAGSRGGLRLKLRTGGGLTFQRLGMERLAFYLSAPDAVAFRLHELVLGAALGSYVGGEGIDATNAAGQWRDAGSIRPLGFGADEALLPDGHRSFSGNRLMQEAAAMPRRFLFFEITGLTERLARIDAGEAEIVLFFARGDAGLEALVDGQSLALHCTPAINLFPKRLDRIQLGSGSWEYHVVPDRTRPMDFEVHSLQTVTGYGAANVGLQQFWPLYATYHEAPPEAPGFYTVRREPRLLSARQKEQGPRSGYIGDEVFLSLVDPRHAPYREDIRQLSVAALVTNRDLPALLPHNGAGGWHLDAAGPVLRVESLHGPTRPTGRQPVGEIGWSLVGLLTQQQLPWADEPPAQAAAALRRLLMLYGPPGDASWQRLVEGVRGVTARSVVRRLPFTGPLSFGSGCEIELELDELSFQGHSAFLFASLLERYFGRYAAINSFTQLSLRSTQRGPVKRWPPRIGGEPGSTA encoded by the coding sequence ATGGACCCACGGCTGCTTCGCCACTACAACGACGAACTGACCCATCTGCGCGAGGTCGGCGCGGAATTCGCGCGCGACTTCCCGAAGATCGCGGCACGCCTGGGCATGGAGGATGCCGAGGTCGCCGACCCCTATGTGGAGCGCCTGCTCGAGGGCTTCGCCTTCCTCTCGGCGCGCGTGCAGCTGAAGCTGGACAGCGAGCATCCGCGCCTGATCTCGCACCTGCTGGAGTCGATCTATCCGAACTTCCTGGCGCCGGTGCCGTCGATGATGGTGGCGCGCTTCGGCATCGATCCCACCGACCCGAACCTGAGCCGGGGGCATGTGGTGCCGCGCGGCAGCGTGCTGCAGTCCAGCCTGCCGCGCGGGCAGGACACGCGCTGCGAGTTCCGCACCGCCCATGCGGTCACCTTGTGGCCGATCGAACTGAGCGATGCGCGCTACTTCAGCCATGCGCCCGATCTGCCGATGGCCCGCCTGCCCGGTACGGCCGGCAGCCGCGGCGGCCTGCGCCTGAAGCTGCGCACCGGCGGCGGCCTGACCTTCCAGCGGCTCGGCATGGAGCGGCTGGCCTTCTACCTGAGCGCGCCGGACGCGGTGGCGTTTCGCCTGCATGAGCTGGTGCTGGGCGCGGCGCTGGGCAGCTATGTCGGCGGCGAGGGCATCGATGCAACCAACGCGGCCGGCCAATGGCGCGACGCGGGCAGCATCCGGCCGCTCGGCTTCGGGGCCGACGAGGCCCTGCTGCCCGACGGCCACCGCAGCTTCTCCGGCAACCGCCTGATGCAGGAAGCGGCGGCGATGCCGCGGCGCTTCCTGTTCTTCGAGATCACCGGCCTGACCGAGCGGCTGGCGCGCATCGACGCCGGCGAGGCCGAGATCGTGCTGTTCTTCGCCCGCGGCGACGCCGGCCTGGAGGCACTGGTCGACGGCCAGAGCCTGGCCCTGCATTGCACGCCGGCGATCAACCTGTTCCCCAAGCGCCTAGACCGCATCCAGCTCGGCAGCGGCAGCTGGGAATACCATGTCGTGCCGGACCGCACCCGGCCGATGGACTTCGAGGTGCACAGCCTGCAGACGGTGACCGGCTATGGCGCGGCCAATGTCGGCCTGCAGCAGTTCTGGCCGCTGTATGCGACCTACCACGAGGCGCCGCCCGAAGCGCCCGGCTTCTACACCGTGCGGCGCGAGCCGCGCCTGCTGTCGGCACGCCAGAAGGAGCAGGGGCCGCGCAGCGGCTATATCGGCGACGAGGTCTTCCTGTCGCTGGTCGACCCGCGCCACGCGCCCTACCGCGAGGACATCCGCCAGCTCTCGGTCGCCGCCCTGGTGACCAACCGCGACCTGCCGGCCCTGCTGCCGCACAACGGCGCCGGCGGCTGGCATCTGGACGCCGCCGGGCCGGTGCTGCGCGTGGAGTCGCTGCATGGCCCGACGCGGCCCACCGGCCGCCAGCCGGTCGGCGAGATCGGCTGGAGCCTGGTCGGCCTGCTGACCCAGCAGCAGCTGCCCTGGGCCGACGAGCCCCCGGCCCAGGCCGCCGCCGCGCTGCGCCGGCTGCTGATGCTCTACGGCCCGCCCGGCGATGCCAGCTGGCAGCGGCTGGTGGAGGGCGTGCGCGGCGTGACGGCGCGCTCGGTGGTGCGGCGCCTGCCCTTCACCGGCCCGCTGAGCTTCGGCTCCGGCTGCGAGATCGAGCTGGAGCTGGACGAGCTGTCCTTCCAGGGCCACAGCGCCTTCCTGTTCGCCAGCCTGCTGGAGCGCTACTTCGGCCGCTACGCCGCGATCAACAGCTTCACCCAGCTGAGCCTGCGCAGCACGCAGCGCGGCCCGGTCAAACGCTGGCCGCCGCGCATCGGCGGCGAGCCGGGCAGCACGGCATGA
- a CDS encoding type VI secretion system tube protein Hcp, with amino-acid sequence MLTNNGGASSADMYLDLTLKRAGKVKGESTAAGHASDIVVRGFNWGVGASGDAVAGQTTGRRSYRQLTITKNLDAASTALISAVATNDEVRSAKLFLRKAGGEQQDYFTLTLEKARVATYDIEAGDDGAPLERITFSFQKIEIEYRPQSAKGQLGGSHTFNDDLT; translated from the coding sequence ATGCTGACGAACAACGGCGGCGCCAGCAGCGCCGACATGTACCTCGACCTGACGCTCAAGCGCGCCGGCAAGGTCAAGGGCGAATCGACCGCGGCCGGCCATGCCTCCGACATCGTCGTGCGCGGCTTCAACTGGGGCGTCGGCGCCTCCGGCGATGCGGTCGCCGGGCAGACCACCGGACGCCGCAGCTACCGCCAGCTGACGATCACCAAGAACCTCGATGCGGCTAGCACCGCGCTGATCAGCGCCGTGGCGACCAACGACGAGGTCCGCAGCGCCAAGCTGTTCCTGCGCAAGGCAGGCGGCGAGCAGCAGGACTATTTCACCCTGACCCTGGAGAAGGCGCGCGTCGCGACCTACGACATCGAGGCCGGCGACGACGGCGCTCCGCTGGAGCGCATCACCTTCAGCTTCCAGAAGATCGAGATCGAATACCGGCCGCAGAGCGCCAAGGGCCAGCTCGGCGGCAGCCATACCTTCAACGACGACCTGACCTGA
- the tssE gene encoding type VI secretion system baseplate subunit TssE, which translates to MNQITRDRLQPALLDRLTDEDPVRREEAEERRVMSKSQLRQAVLRDLSWLFNAVQPLGKLAEAHARVGESVLNFGLPALSGQLASKVDVHLLEKSIRQAILHYEPRILPDTLEVRALEADSVMDTHNVIEFDIRGHLWSQPVPLEILLRTQMDLEAGQVEVRDAAARG; encoded by the coding sequence ATGAACCAGATCACCCGCGACCGCCTCCAGCCCGCCTTGCTGGACCGCCTCACCGATGAAGACCCCGTCCGGCGCGAGGAGGCGGAGGAGCGGCGCGTGATGTCGAAGTCGCAGCTGCGCCAGGCCGTGCTGCGCGACTTGAGCTGGCTGTTCAATGCGGTGCAGCCGCTGGGCAAGCTGGCCGAGGCGCATGCCCGCGTCGGCGAGAGCGTGCTGAATTTCGGGCTGCCGGCGCTGTCCGGCCAGTTGGCCTCCAAGGTGGACGTGCATCTGCTGGAGAAGTCCATTCGCCAGGCCATCCTGCATTACGAGCCCCGCATCCTGCCGGACACGCTGGAGGTGCGCGCCCTCGAGGCCGACAGCGTGATGGACACCCACAACGTGATCGAGTTCGACATCCGCGGCCACCTCTGGTCGCAGCCGGTGCCGCTGGAGATCCTGCTGCGCACGCAGATGGATCTGGAGGCGGGTCAGGTCGAGGTGCGAGATGCCGCCGCCCGCGGCTAA
- a CDS encoding type VI secretion system accessory protein TagJ, producing the protein MQLRTLLFQLMAVTGQWTRASAQLEVCGELDAGTLAMVNTYREALRCEQLREAVFEGKTTPMILGEPAEWVAALVQALKLEADGDARAAAALRAQALEQAPATAGTLDGQAFDWICDADSRLGPVLEAVVNGRYCWVPFAALSRVTIEAPTDLRDLVWVPTALEFPNGGGSVALIPTRYPRSTAFDDERVWMARRTEWQALAAGEQDEQYAGVGQRVLMTDQGEAGLLDVRLIELRG; encoded by the coding sequence GTGCAATTGCGAACTTTGCTGTTCCAGCTGATGGCGGTGACCGGGCAATGGACACGCGCCTCCGCCCAGCTGGAGGTCTGCGGTGAGCTGGACGCCGGCACCCTGGCGATGGTCAACACCTACCGCGAGGCGCTGCGCTGCGAACAGCTGCGCGAAGCCGTCTTCGAGGGTAAGACCACGCCAATGATCCTGGGCGAACCCGCGGAATGGGTCGCCGCCCTGGTACAGGCGCTGAAGCTGGAGGCCGATGGCGACGCCCGCGCCGCGGCGGCGCTGCGCGCGCAGGCGCTCGAGCAGGCCCCCGCCACGGCGGGCACGCTCGACGGTCAGGCCTTCGACTGGATCTGCGACGCCGACTCGCGCCTGGGCCCGGTGCTGGAGGCGGTGGTCAACGGCCGCTACTGCTGGGTGCCGTTCGCCGCGCTGAGCCGGGTCACGATCGAGGCCCCGACCGATCTGCGCGACCTGGTCTGGGTCCCGACCGCGCTTGAGTTCCCCAATGGCGGCGGCTCCGTCGCTCTGATCCCGACCCGCTATCCGCGCAGCACCGCCTTCGACGACGAGCGCGTCTGGATGGCGCGCCGCACCGAATGGCAGGCGCTCGCGGCAGGCGAGCAGGACGAACAGTACGCCGGCGTGGGCCAGCGCGTGCTGATGACCGATCAAGGTGAGGCAGGATTGCTGGATGTCCGACTGATCGAGTTGAGGGGCTGA
- a CDS encoding type VI secretion system tube protein Hcp — protein sequence MKERPTMTIDANLKLAGVEGESTHKDHKGEIDLLAWSWDVRQDSTANQGSGSGKGKGVPGNLVFAHYYDKASPVLAKFCANGKHFDSAVITCRKAGEGQQDFLKVTLKQVLVTSVSPSASSGGEISESVALSYADIEFEYKPQDAKGGLGGAVKFGWNVATTETR from the coding sequence ATCAAGGAGAGACCAACCATGACGATCGACGCCAATCTGAAGCTCGCCGGAGTTGAAGGCGAATCCACCCACAAGGATCACAAGGGCGAGATCGACCTGCTCGCCTGGTCCTGGGATGTCCGTCAGGACAGCACCGCCAACCAGGGCTCCGGCTCCGGCAAAGGCAAGGGCGTGCCCGGCAACCTGGTGTTCGCGCATTACTACGACAAGGCCTCCCCGGTCCTGGCCAAGTTCTGCGCCAACGGCAAGCATTTCGACAGCGCCGTGATCACCTGCCGCAAGGCCGGCGAAGGCCAGCAGGACTTCCTGAAGGTCACGCTGAAGCAGGTGCTGGTGACCTCGGTGTCGCCGTCCGCCAGCAGCGGCGGCGAGATCTCGGAAAGCGTGGCGCTGAGCTACGCCGACATCGAGTTCGAGTACAAGCCGCAGGATGCCAAGGGCGGCCTGGGCGGTGCGGTGAAGTTCGGCTGGAACGTCGCCACCACCGAAACGCGCTAA